From a region of the Babylonia areolata isolate BAREFJ2019XMU chromosome 21, ASM4173473v1, whole genome shotgun sequence genome:
- the LOC143296538 gene encoding uncharacterized protein LOC143296538 — MRPDEHKKKKSAQYQRKHGSSGAKGGKNENDKSSSKPGKQGSSKSAASERTPQTRCDGNVTGNSKINATTSESDDEGEQSEVKGKSFRRREIASNWAKYDLPPADADDAATAPRGEDFNKLVKSAGGALAHFRFKDEENWEDGGASESNPGGQVLSLDCAELATSLGCLPLHTQLGLDADIFTSEQLTVMTETAEENRRQAGLPPRAPKPELDGRTMTTTATRPAPSPPGPITPLDPSGGPGHSTCSPSPLAGSQERKKHVTAGAVEGVSVNGDSGSAGFTDADLDSLLESQDVRGQGGEAVRSAQVKVRSPEGQGSLELSSAAAAVGEDVTEEDLDGLLAMEAPQSSSSSSSLPAKDPGPKVTETKMAVESAELEDWLDSVLDD, encoded by the exons ATGCGGCCAGAtgaacacaagaagaaaaagagtgcTCAGTACCAACGAAAGCATGGTAGTTCAGGTGCAAAGGGTGGAAAGAACGAGAATGACAAAAGTTCATCAAAACCCGGAAAACAAGGATCTTCAAAAAGTGCAGCGAGTGAAAGGACACCCCAAACTCGATGTGATGGCAATGTAACTGGAAACTCGAAGATCAACGCAACCACATCAGAAAGCGAC GACGAAGGAGAGCAAAGTGAGGTCAAGGGCAAATCTTTCCGTCGGCGTGAAATTGCCAGCAACTGGGCCAAGTATGACCTTCCgcctgctgatgctgatgatgctgccaCTGCACCAAGGGGAGAGGACTTTAACAAACTGGTCAAGTCTGCTG GAGGTGCCCTGGCTCATTTCCGCTTCAAGGATGAAGAGAACTGGGAAGACGGGGGTGCCAGTGAGAGTAATCCTGGAGGCCAAGTTCTCTCCCTTGATTGTGCTGAGCTGGCGACAAGTCTGGGCTGTCTCCCCCTGCACACGCAACTTGGGCTGGACGCAGATATATTTACT TCCGAGCAGCTGACAGTGATGACGGAGACAGCTGAGGAGAACAGAAGACAGGCAGGTTTGCCTCCTAGAGCCCCAAAGCCAGAGCTGGATGgaaggacgatgacgacgacagccACCAGACCGGCACCTTCCCCACCTGGTCCTATCACCCCTCTGGATCCCTCTGGAGGCCCCGGACACAGCACCTGTTCACCTTCACCTTTGGCAGGAAGCCAGGAGAGGAAGAAACATGTGACAGCAGGTGCTGTTGAAGGAGTGTCTGTGAACGGGGACAGCGGCAGTGCAGGGTTTACGGATGCTGACCTGGACAGTTTGTTGGAGAGCCAGGATGTCAGGGGTCAGGGAGGAGAGGCGGTGAGGTCAGCACAGGTCAAGGTGAGGTCACCTGAGGGACAAGGATCACTGGAGCTgtcgtctgctgctgctgctgttggcgagGATGTGACAGAGGAGGATCTGGATGGTCTGTTGGCGATGGAGGctccacagtcatcatcatcatcatcatctctccctgCCAAAGACCCTGGCCCTAAAGTGACAG AGACAAAGATGGCAGTAGAGTCAGCTGAACTGGAGGATTGGCTGGACAGTGTGTTAGATGACTGA